A window from Danio aesculapii chromosome 6, fDanAes4.1, whole genome shotgun sequence encodes these proteins:
- the rgs4 gene encoding regulator of G-protein signaling 4, with protein MCKGLAALPATCLKSAKDIKHKIGFLLQKPDSPQEQKTLKEKEKEKDKEVKVTVVNRITPAETEKWKTSFTNLIKNDDGRKAFASFLQSEYSQENIEFWVACEDFKQTPADKMNLKARNIFERYIKADSPREVNLDSVTREQTRKNLEMCDVSCFDEAQSKIFTLMEKDSYRRFLRSRLFLELSQPTMDNKPCGLEKKAKRQISDYSQCLPSYA; from the exons ATGTGTAAAGGGCTTGCTGCCCTTCCTGCAACGTGCTTGAAAAG CGCCAAAGATATAAAACATAAGATTGGCTTCCTGCTTCAAAAGCCCGATTCACCCCAAGAGCAAAAGACTCTGAAGGAAAAAGAGAAGGAGAAAGACAAGGAGGTGAAGGTCACTGTGGTTAACAG AATCACTCCTGCCGAAACTGAGAAATGGAAAACATCTTTTACCAACCTGATCAAAAACGACG ATGGTCGCAAGGCTTTCGCATCCTTCCTGCAGTCCGAATACAGTCAAGAGAACATTGAATTCTGGGTAGCTTGTGAGGATTTCAAGCAGACGCCAGCAGACAAGATGAACCTGAAAGCCAGAAATATATTTGAGCGATACATTAAGGCAGATTCCCCCCGTGAG GTCAATCTGGATTCGGTCACTAGAGAGCAGACCAGAAAGAACCTGGAAATGTGTGATGTTTCGTGTTTTGACGAAGCTCAGAGTAAAATCTTCACACTTATGGAAAAGGACTCGTACCGGCGATTCCTGAGATCCAGACTGTTCCTAGAACTGTCTCAACCTACGATGGACAACAAACCCTGTGGTTTAGAGAAGAAAGCAAAGCGACAGATTTCTGACTACAGTCAGTGTTTGCCTAGTTATGCCTAA